One Triticum dicoccoides isolate Atlit2015 ecotype Zavitan chromosome 5B, WEW_v2.0, whole genome shotgun sequence genomic window carries:
- the LOC119308460 gene encoding WRKY transcription factor 22-like — protein MQRSRGCAPGGEHGWAAADGGMQLQRRERELVAQLHELLFPSTSPSRSGASSCSGPAADLYWEHGSPQVKATASCGGGKRRGGRKRVREDERHEEGQGQRGGAAPATKATTRCRRKKQGATTTTLVTTVPDFDGYQWRKYGQKQIEAAKHPRNYYRCTNSTNQGCPAKRTVQRNDDDGSDDGRPKYTVVYISEHSCKATESAAVPVILETTVRTDTAAAPNVAVVPGSRSGAISSETQSPASSSDITWSSGGSDGGANVPPRERDDYSRMFAIEDDCWGWNASPPAPAAAAALLQEMDFDGPIRSPVHVAAADGSWINDLFVNEPPFVLNSCHLFGL, from the exons ATGCAGAGGAGCAGAGGTTGTGCCCCGGGCGGTGAGCACGGCTGGGCAGCGGCGGACGGCGGGATGCAGCTGCAGCGCCGGGAGAGGGAGCTGGTGGCGCAGCTGCACGAGCTGCTGTTCCCGTCCACGTCGCCGTCTCGGAGCGGCGCCTCCTCGTGTTCTGGTCCTGCAGCTGACTTGTACTGGGAGCACGGCAGCCCGCAGGTGAAGGCAACCGCGTCGTGCGGCGGAGGCAAACGGCGCGGGGGTCGCAAGAGAGTCCGGGAGGATGAACGGCACGAGGAGGGGCAAGGACAACGCGGCGGTGCTGCGCCTGCGACGAAGGCTACTACTCGTTGCAGGAGGAAGAAGCAAGGGGCAACGACGACGACGCTCGTCACAACGGTGCCGGATTTCGACGGCTACCAGTGGAGGAAGTACGGCCAGAAGCAAATCGAAGCGGCCAAGcatcccag GAATTACTATCGGTGCACCAACAGCACGAACCAGGGCTGCCCGGCCAAACGAACGGTGCAGCGCAATGACGATGACGGCAGCGACGATGGACGGCCGAAGTATACGGTGGTGTACATCTCGGAGCACAGCTGCAAGGCGACCGAGTCGGCGGCCGTGCCGGTGATCCTCGAGACCACCGTCCGCACCGACACAGCAGCAGCTCCCAACGTCGCCGTCGTTCCCGGTAGCAGATCTGGTGCTATCAGTTCTGAGACTCAATCTCCGGCAAGCTCCTCGGATATCACATGGAGCAGCGGCGGCAGCGACGGCGGTGCCAATGTACCGCCGAGAGAGCGCGACGATTATTCGCGTATGTTCGCTATCGAGGATGACTGCTGGGGGTGGAACGCCTCGCCGCCGGCacccgctgctgctgctgcgttGCTCCAGGAGATGGACTTCGACGGACCGATCAGGTCGCCGGTGCACGTCGCGGCAGCGGACGGAAGTTGGATTAACGACTTGTTCGTGAACGAACCACCATTTGTTCTCAACAGCTGCCATTTGTTTGGCCTCTAG